The following are encoded in a window of Mycobacterium sp. ELW1 genomic DNA:
- a CDS encoding DUF445 domain-containing protein produces the protein MSAAPPEVLLALSSWTEIKADFSAYWMVYLSMPFVAAFVGWSTKIVALEMLYRPIEFRGWGPFGWQGIVPRRAGKVGSKTIDLLTSNLLKPEELLDRIDANEAVDALRGPLAQAIDDISRDLADEIRPGLWDALPESARRGIQERMRKQAPHIVENMLTEMKADLPRYLDLHFMAVTALVRNKEKLVKLMRSVTTDAMAFVRRSGIYFGLVIGLVQMVAWALFKNPWIMPAFGFAVGFISDYIALNMLFRPMHPRKFLGFIPFQGLLHAERDKITRDYAKILADDLFSPELMFDAIIKGPGSDKLFALAAKEIDAAIDAQTGVARPMVTLAVGTKRYRALKDRVVTLVLERLPDTLLEAQEYAANALNLEQVVIDKMSQLTEEEYESILRPVFKDDEPLMIAVGAVLGGVVGELQVQIIEFFTH, from the coding sequence GTGAGCGCCGCTCCACCGGAAGTGCTGCTCGCCCTCTCGAGTTGGACCGAGATCAAGGCCGACTTCAGCGCCTATTGGATGGTGTACCTGTCGATGCCGTTCGTCGCGGCCTTCGTCGGGTGGAGCACGAAAATCGTCGCGCTCGAAATGCTCTACCGCCCGATCGAGTTCAGGGGTTGGGGTCCGTTCGGATGGCAGGGCATCGTGCCGCGGCGGGCGGGCAAGGTCGGCTCGAAGACCATCGATCTGCTGACGTCCAATCTGCTGAAACCCGAAGAGCTGCTGGACCGCATCGACGCCAACGAGGCGGTCGACGCGCTGCGCGGGCCGCTCGCCCAAGCGATCGACGACATCTCCCGCGACCTTGCCGACGAGATTCGCCCGGGCCTGTGGGATGCGCTGCCGGAATCCGCCAGACGCGGGATCCAGGAGCGTATGCGCAAGCAGGCGCCCCACATCGTCGAGAACATGCTGACCGAGATGAAGGCCGATCTTCCGCGCTACCTCGATCTGCACTTCATGGCGGTGACCGCGCTGGTGCGCAACAAAGAGAAGCTCGTCAAGCTGATGCGCAGCGTCACCACCGACGCCATGGCGTTCGTGCGGCGCAGCGGTATCTACTTCGGTCTGGTGATCGGTCTGGTCCAGATGGTGGCGTGGGCGCTGTTCAAGAACCCATGGATCATGCCGGCCTTCGGTTTCGCGGTCGGTTTCATCAGCGACTACATCGCGTTGAACATGCTCTTCCGGCCGATGCACCCGCGAAAATTCCTGGGCTTCATCCCCTTTCAAGGGCTGTTGCATGCCGAGCGCGACAAGATCACCCGCGACTACGCCAAGATCCTGGCCGACGATCTTTTCTCACCCGAGCTCATGTTCGACGCCATCATCAAAGGCCCCGGCTCGGACAAGCTATTCGCGTTGGCGGCCAAGGAAATCGACGCCGCCATCGATGCCCAGACCGGCGTCGCGCGACCGATGGTCACACTGGCGGTCGGCACCAAGCGATACCGGGCGCTGAAGGACCGCGTCGTCACCCTGGTGTTGGAGCGGCTCCCCGATACCTTGCTGGAGGCGCAGGAGTACGCGGCGAACGCACTGAACCTCGAGCAGGTCGTCATCGACAAGATGAGTCAACTGACCGAGGAAGAGTACGAGTCAATCCTGCGTCCGGTGTTCAAGGACGACGAGCCGCTCATGATCGCGGTCGGCGCGGTGCTCGGTGGCGTGGTCGGTGAGCTTCAGGTGCAGATCATCGAATTCTTCACACACTGA
- a CDS encoding TetR/AcrR family transcriptional regulator, with product MEELRTARRTQAERREEARHRVLQAATALVARHGSRAVSLAAVGEAAGYSRGIVHHHFGSKARLLEEVIKYTQTFDVPADSATGLSRLTDFVGAYLGGLHDRSPRSEAFLKLWTESAGAEPSLAELFAERDAQFREVLAQYIVDGIDDGSIGSGVDPQTAAVAIIGLLRGSALMAFSTARDVAAGDLAAVAVAGVERSLAAGS from the coding sequence ATGGAGGAGTTGCGAACGGCTCGCCGAACACAGGCCGAACGTCGCGAAGAAGCCCGACACCGCGTGCTGCAAGCCGCCACCGCGTTGGTTGCCAGACACGGATCGCGTGCGGTGTCGTTGGCTGCCGTCGGCGAGGCCGCCGGGTACAGCCGCGGCATCGTCCACCATCACTTCGGCAGCAAGGCGCGGTTACTCGAGGAGGTCATCAAGTACACCCAGACGTTCGACGTCCCGGCTGACTCGGCGACTGGGCTCAGCCGGCTGACGGATTTCGTCGGGGCCTACCTGGGCGGCCTGCACGACCGCTCGCCGCGCTCAGAGGCGTTCCTGAAACTGTGGACCGAGTCTGCGGGTGCCGAACCGTCGCTGGCCGAGCTTTTCGCCGAGCGCGACGCACAGTTCCGAGAAGTCCTCGCGCAGTACATCGTCGACGGGATCGATGACGGCTCCATCGGATCAGGCGTGGACCCTCAGACTGCCGCCGTCGCGATCATCGGGCTGCTGCGCGGCAGCGCTCTGATGGCGTTCTCGACGGCGCGTGACGTCGCGGCGGGGGATTTGGCCGCAGTTGCGGTGGCGGGTGTCGAACGCAGCTTGGCGGCAGGTTCATGA
- a CDS encoding DUF998 domain-containing protein: MRPPRSSHVAAAAFFIGAVLYGSWIITVFVDSGPAQASDYVSELIATDQPLSGLLRAADFATAAVIGVGVILSVVGGRVRGGMAAVAWATLAVFAVATALDSAWAMSCAPHADPACAAREAAGTVPLSHQLHTVSSVIAVAAALISLIAFLRVDAMEQISRRVHRFGLWVLGGLAATTVATVVSVFLDSADRGGALGVAQRLQLLCMSGWLVYVALREATRPSG; the protein is encoded by the coding sequence GTGCGACCGCCGCGAAGCTCACACGTCGCGGCCGCAGCTTTTTTCATCGGCGCCGTGCTCTACGGCAGCTGGATAATCACGGTCTTCGTTGACTCCGGTCCTGCGCAGGCAAGCGACTACGTGAGCGAACTCATCGCGACTGACCAGCCGCTGAGCGGGCTGTTGCGTGCGGCTGACTTCGCGACGGCCGCCGTAATCGGGGTGGGCGTCATCCTGAGCGTGGTCGGCGGGCGCGTTCGCGGCGGTATGGCCGCCGTTGCGTGGGCGACGTTGGCCGTATTTGCCGTGGCCACCGCACTCGACAGTGCGTGGGCGATGTCGTGCGCGCCGCATGCCGATCCCGCATGTGCTGCACGGGAAGCGGCCGGCACAGTGCCGCTTTCGCATCAGCTGCACACCGTGAGCAGCGTGATAGCTGTTGCCGCGGCGCTGATTTCACTGATCGCATTCTTGCGTGTCGATGCAATGGAGCAGATCAGCCGGCGGGTGCACCGATTCGGGCTGTGGGTGTTGGGCGGACTTGCCGCAACGACAGTGGCGACCGTCGTCAGCGTCTTCCTCGACAGCGCCGACCGAGGCGGTGCGCTGGGCGTAGCTCAGCGGCTGCAGCTGCTGTGCATGAGTGGCTGGCTGGTCTATGTGGCGCTGCGAGAGGCCACGCGCCCGTCAGGCTGA
- the dcd gene encoding dCTP deaminase translates to MLLSDRDIRAAIAEGRLGIDPFDDALVQPSSVDVRLDSLFRVFNNTRYTHIDPAKQQDELTSLVEPAKGEPFVLHPGEFVLGSTLECCTLPDDLAGRLEGKSSLGRLGLLTHSTAGFIDPGFSGHITLELSNVANLPITLWPGMKIGQLCLLRLTSPAQNPYGSASVGSKYQGQRGPTPSRSYQNFLQSEAGA, encoded by the coding sequence GTGCTGCTCTCCGATCGCGATATCCGCGCCGCCATCGCCGAGGGTCGACTGGGCATCGACCCGTTCGACGACGCCCTGGTGCAACCGTCGAGCGTCGACGTCCGGCTGGACAGCCTGTTCCGGGTGTTCAACAACACCCGCTACACCCACATCGACCCCGCCAAGCAGCAGGACGAGCTGACCAGTCTGGTCGAACCCGCTAAAGGCGAGCCGTTCGTCCTGCATCCCGGCGAGTTCGTGCTCGGCTCGACGCTGGAGTGCTGCACCCTGCCCGACGACCTCGCCGGACGGCTCGAAGGCAAGTCGTCGCTGGGCCGCCTCGGCCTGCTGACTCACTCCACCGCGGGCTTCATCGACCCAGGCTTCTCCGGGCACATCACCCTGGAACTCTCGAACGTCGCGAACCTGCCCATCACGCTCTGGCCGGGGATGAAAATCGGCCAGCTGTGCCTGCTGCGCCTGACCAGCCCCGCCCAAAATCCGTACGGCAGCGCCAGCGTCGGCTCCAAATACCAGGGGCAACGCGGGCCCACTCCGTCTCGGTCATATCAGAACTTTCTTCAGTCCGAGGCGGGCGCGTAA
- a CDS encoding UDP-glucose/GDP-mannose dehydrogenase family protein, with translation MRCTVFGTGYLGATHAAGMAALGHDVVGIDIDPGKIAKLSSGEIPFYEPGLAKMLQDNLSAGRLQFSTDYDVAADFADVHFLGVGTPQKKGEYGADLRHVNAVIDELVPRLTRPSVIVGKSTVPVGTAAALSRRAQSLAADGVDVEIAWNPEFLREGFAVQDTLHPDRIVVGVQPDSRRAEAVLREMYASLLAEDVPFLLTDLQTAELVKVSANAFLATKISFINAISEVCEAAGADVRVLADALGHDPRIGRRFLNAGLGFGGGCLPKDIRAFMARAGELGANHALTFLREVDSINMRRRTRMVELATTACGGSLLGANVAVLGAAFKPESDDVRDSPALNVAGLLQLNGATVNVYDPKAMENSQRLFPTLNYSTSAREACDRADAVLLLTEWQEFVDIDPDELAQTVRARVVVDGRNCLDTTRWTSAGWKVYALGRPALT, from the coding sequence ATGCGTTGCACTGTCTTTGGCACCGGGTATCTGGGCGCGACTCACGCCGCTGGAATGGCCGCGCTCGGCCACGACGTCGTCGGGATCGACATCGACCCCGGCAAGATCGCGAAACTGTCCTCGGGGGAGATCCCGTTCTATGAGCCCGGGCTGGCAAAGATGTTGCAGGACAACCTCTCTGCCGGTCGCCTGCAGTTCTCCACCGACTACGACGTGGCAGCCGACTTTGCCGACGTGCACTTCCTGGGCGTCGGAACTCCGCAGAAGAAGGGCGAATACGGCGCGGATCTGCGCCACGTCAACGCCGTGATCGACGAATTGGTGCCGCGCCTGACCCGTCCGTCCGTAATCGTCGGCAAGTCAACGGTTCCAGTCGGGACCGCGGCCGCGCTGAGCCGGCGCGCCCAGTCCTTGGCGGCCGACGGCGTGGACGTCGAAATCGCCTGGAATCCGGAGTTTCTCCGCGAGGGCTTCGCAGTGCAGGACACCCTGCATCCGGACCGCATCGTCGTTGGCGTACAACCCGATTCGCGACGCGCAGAGGCGGTGCTGCGGGAGATGTACGCGTCACTGCTCGCCGAGGATGTGCCGTTCCTGCTGACCGATCTGCAGACCGCGGAGTTGGTCAAGGTCTCCGCCAATGCCTTTCTGGCCACCAAGATCTCGTTCATCAACGCGATCTCCGAGGTGTGCGAGGCGGCCGGCGCCGACGTCCGCGTCCTGGCCGACGCGCTCGGGCACGACCCGCGGATCGGGCGGCGATTCCTCAACGCGGGACTGGGTTTCGGCGGCGGCTGCCTGCCGAAGGACATCCGTGCCTTCATGGCCCGCGCCGGCGAGCTCGGCGCCAACCACGCGTTGACCTTCCTGCGTGAGGTGGACAGCATCAACATGCGCAGGCGCACCCGCATGGTCGAGCTGGCTACCACCGCATGCGGGGGGTCGCTGTTGGGTGCCAACGTGGCCGTGCTCGGGGCCGCGTTCAAGCCCGAATCCGACGATGTCCGGGATTCTCCGGCGCTCAACGTCGCCGGCCTGTTGCAGCTCAACGGCGCCACCGTCAACGTGTACGACCCCAAGGCGATGGAGAACTCTCAGCGCCTGTTCCCGACGTTGAACTATTCGACGTCCGCCCGGGAGGCCTGCGACCGCGCCGACGCGGTCCTGCTGCTCACCGAATGGCAGGAGTTCGTCGACATCGATCCCGACGAGCTGGCCCAGACGGTGCGGGCCAGAGTTGTTGTCGACGGCCGCAATTGCCTGGACACAACCCGCTGGACCTCGGCGGGATGGAAGGTTTACGCCTTGGGCCGCCCGGCGTTGACGTAG
- a CDS encoding maleylpyruvate isomerase family mycothiol-dependent enzyme, whose protein sequence is MDFATALIAENAALADLLRDADLSIPVPTCPEWTLEQLMRHVGRGDRWCAQIVAEQSMDFIDPRTVEGGKPPAGRDNEIAWLQAGPQQLIDAVAATGAQTPVWTFLGPRPAAWWIRRRLHEVVVHRADAAIALGVDYTVDPALAADAITEWLERVEIQADEEGPAGGDRPVADEHSIHLHATDPGLGEAGEWTILGRPDGIAVEQGHGKATVALRGPARDLLLAVVRRRTVAEEGLEVFGDAGVWDTWLARTPF, encoded by the coding sequence GTGGACTTCGCAACTGCCCTGATTGCCGAAAACGCCGCGCTCGCCGACCTTCTGCGTGACGCCGACCTGTCGATCCCGGTGCCGACCTGCCCGGAGTGGACGTTGGAGCAGTTGATGCGACACGTCGGGCGCGGCGACCGTTGGTGCGCCCAGATCGTCGCCGAGCAGTCGATGGACTTCATCGACCCGCGCACCGTCGAAGGTGGCAAGCCTCCGGCCGGCCGGGACAACGAGATCGCCTGGCTGCAGGCCGGTCCGCAGCAACTCATCGACGCCGTTGCCGCCACCGGCGCGCAGACCCCGGTGTGGACATTCCTGGGCCCGCGGCCGGCCGCGTGGTGGATCCGGCGGCGCCTGCACGAGGTCGTGGTGCATCGCGCCGACGCCGCCATCGCGTTGGGCGTCGACTACACGGTGGATCCCGCCCTGGCCGCCGATGCCATCACCGAGTGGCTGGAACGCGTGGAGATCCAGGCCGACGAGGAGGGGCCCGCCGGCGGCGACCGGCCGGTGGCCGACGAACACTCGATACACCTGCACGCCACCGACCCCGGACTCGGGGAGGCCGGCGAGTGGACCATCCTCGGACGTCCCGACGGCATCGCCGTCGAACAGGGCCACGGCAAGGCCACGGTGGCGCTGCGCGGCCCGGCGCGCGACCTGCTGCTGGCCGTCGTGCGCCGTCGCACCGTCGCCGAGGAAGGCCTGGAGGTCTTCGGCGACGCGGGTGTCTGGGACACCTGGCTGGCACGTACGCCGTTCTAG
- a CDS encoding nuclear transport factor 2 family protein, protein MSTSEIATVLAWHDALSTSDLDTLISLSSDDIEIGDADGAAQGHAALRDWAQRVAATVEVGQIYYRDGVVVVQERLTSNTDPSDVRTTAAAFRVVHDHVTSVFRHDDLAAALAATDMSDEDLQV, encoded by the coding sequence ATGAGCACTTCAGAGATCGCCACCGTGCTGGCCTGGCACGACGCGTTGAGCACCTCGGACCTGGACACGCTGATCTCGCTGTCCAGCGACGACATCGAGATCGGTGACGCCGACGGCGCCGCGCAGGGCCATGCCGCGCTGAGGGACTGGGCGCAGCGCGTGGCGGCGACAGTCGAGGTGGGTCAGATCTACTACCGCGACGGCGTCGTCGTCGTGCAGGAGCGGCTGACCTCGAACACCGACCCATCCGACGTGCGCACCACAGCCGCGGCGTTCCGGGTGGTGCACGACCACGTCACCTCGGTGTTCCGCCACGACGACCTGGCAGCGGCCCTGGCGGCCACCGACATGTCCGACGAAGACCTGCAGGTCTGA
- a CDS encoding YibE/F family protein — MAHSHSHSHSHTGPAPLSPLAARVVVIALAVIGLAVVIGAALLWPSGSKADIPLPFQNSAGGAVTTEGGHVVSSSLADCGSPSAGQVLTAAPTPGIAGSGSCVQTVVAIDSGPNRGASTMLEFSPGPGQPNLLAGDSIRIFRQVDQQGATSYGFYDYERTWPLIALAAVFAIVIVAVARWRGLRALVGIVVAFVVLVMFLLPALRDGAPAVPLALVASAAILYAVIYLAHGISLRTSAALLGTLTAMLLAGGLSWAAIELAHLTGLSEDQNNEVAAYMGHVSIQGLLLAGFIIGSLGVLNDVTITQASAVFELAHAGHGSRKQIFVSAMRIGSDHIASTVYTLVLAYAGSSLPLLLLFSVANRSLSDVLTSESVAIEIARSAVGGIALALSVPLTTAIAAVLATPGPAVSSDSRHSPT; from the coding sequence GTGGCGCATTCGCATTCGCATTCGCATTCGCACACCGGCCCGGCGCCGCTGAGTCCGCTGGCGGCCCGCGTCGTCGTGATCGCGCTGGCCGTGATCGGACTTGCGGTGGTGATCGGTGCGGCGCTGCTGTGGCCGAGCGGGTCGAAGGCGGACATTCCGCTGCCATTCCAGAACAGCGCGGGCGGCGCGGTCACCACCGAGGGCGGCCACGTGGTCTCCTCCAGCCTGGCCGACTGCGGCAGCCCGTCGGCGGGTCAGGTGCTCACCGCAGCGCCGACACCGGGCATCGCGGGCAGCGGCAGCTGTGTGCAGACGGTGGTGGCGATCGACAGTGGGCCCAACCGGGGTGCGTCGACGATGTTGGAGTTCTCGCCCGGCCCGGGTCAGCCAAACCTGTTGGCAGGCGATTCGATTCGGATCTTCCGGCAAGTCGACCAGCAGGGGGCGACCAGCTACGGGTTCTACGACTACGAGCGCACCTGGCCGCTGATCGCCCTGGCGGCGGTGTTCGCAATCGTGATCGTGGCGGTCGCCCGCTGGCGCGGACTGCGCGCACTGGTCGGGATCGTCGTGGCCTTCGTGGTTCTGGTGATGTTCCTGCTTCCGGCCTTGCGGGACGGCGCCCCCGCGGTGCCGCTGGCTCTGGTGGCCTCAGCGGCGATCCTCTACGCCGTCATCTACTTGGCTCACGGCATCAGCCTGCGCACCAGCGCCGCTCTGCTCGGCACGTTGACCGCGATGCTGTTGGCCGGCGGCTTATCCTGGGCGGCAATCGAACTCGCGCACCTGACCGGGCTTTCGGAGGATCAGAACAACGAGGTTGCCGCCTACATGGGGCACGTGTCCATTCAGGGCCTGCTGCTGGCCGGGTTCATCATCGGCTCGCTGGGCGTGCTCAACGACGTGACGATCACGCAGGCCTCGGCGGTGTTCGAGCTCGCCCACGCAGGCCACGGTTCCCGCAAGCAGATCTTCGTGAGTGCCATGCGGATCGGCAGCGACCACATCGCCAGCACGGTGTACACGCTGGTGCTGGCCTACGCCGGCAGCTCACTGCCGCTGCTGCTGTTGTTCAGTGTGGCCAACCGCTCGCTGTCGGATGTGCTGACCAGTGAGAGCGTGGCGATCGAGATCGCACGCTCGGCGGTCGGCGGTATCGCACTGGCGTTGTCGGTGCCACTGACCACTGCGATCGCCGCGGTGCTGGCTACCCCTGGTCCAGCAGTTTCATCAGATAGCCGCCATAGCCCGACTTGA
- a CDS encoding 2-polyprenyl-6-methoxyphenol hydroxylase-like oxidoreductase: MTRGEEERMAVVGDHAIVLGASMSGLLAAKVLSDFYRTVTVIDRDELPDEPVNRRGIPQGRHVHALLGRGGQIVDELFPGFLTELVDAGGVSLDDGDFSKIYVSFGGHTMVRSGVSQQTGSAIYLSSRPFLEYHVRRRLRAVPNVTILEGRDVVDLISTPDRTRITGVQTADHDGGTERRLTADLVVDAMGRGSRTPTLLEGLGYHRPSEDRIVVRTTYVSQLLRIPPGLVEQVVVIGAAPDRPSGLFLSSYENDQWMFTVWGMLGNEPPCHRAGMLDFAYGYAPQHVWTAVSAAEPIGEVIRHRMPWSQWRRYDRLQRFPAGLVVCGDAICSFNPVYGQGMTVGALDAMALRDCLHSGADDLPLRYFRKAAKSIAVAWQMAAGADLAFPQVEGRRTLATRAANRATDWVLQVCSYDAVVAEKFFRINNFLDPPTRLLHPAFIFALVKAKLRRRRRGELLPVAGQKVA, from the coding sequence GTGACCAGGGGCGAGGAGGAGCGGATGGCCGTCGTCGGGGACCATGCCATTGTTCTGGGTGCCAGCATGAGCGGCTTGCTGGCCGCGAAGGTACTGAGCGATTTCTATCGAACCGTCACGGTGATCGACCGCGACGAACTGCCCGACGAACCGGTCAACCGGCGCGGCATCCCGCAGGGCAGGCACGTCCATGCCCTGCTCGGGCGCGGCGGCCAGATCGTCGACGAGCTGTTTCCTGGGTTCCTCACCGAGCTCGTCGACGCCGGGGGAGTGTCCCTCGACGACGGGGACTTCTCGAAGATCTACGTGTCCTTCGGTGGTCACACGATGGTCAGGTCCGGTGTCTCGCAGCAGACCGGGTCCGCGATATACCTGTCCAGCAGGCCGTTCCTGGAGTATCACGTTCGGCGCCGGCTGCGGGCCGTGCCCAATGTGACGATTCTGGAGGGCCGCGACGTCGTCGACCTGATATCGACGCCCGACCGGACCCGCATCACCGGGGTGCAGACGGCCGACCACGACGGGGGTACCGAGCGGCGGCTGACGGCAGACCTGGTCGTCGACGCCATGGGCCGCGGGTCGCGGACGCCGACGCTCCTGGAAGGGCTGGGATACCACCGTCCGTCGGAAGACCGCATCGTCGTGCGCACCACCTACGTCAGTCAGCTGTTGCGCATTCCGCCCGGACTCGTCGAGCAGGTGGTGGTGATCGGTGCCGCCCCGGACCGCCCCAGCGGATTGTTCCTGTCGAGCTATGAGAACGACCAGTGGATGTTCACCGTCTGGGGCATGCTCGGCAACGAGCCGCCATGCCACCGCGCCGGAATGTTGGACTTCGCCTACGGCTATGCACCACAACATGTTTGGACTGCAGTGAGCGCGGCAGAGCCGATCGGTGAGGTGATCCGGCACCGCATGCCCTGGAGCCAGTGGCGGCGCTACGACCGGCTGCAGCGCTTCCCGGCCGGTCTGGTGGTGTGCGGTGACGCGATCTGCAGCTTCAACCCCGTCTACGGGCAGGGGATGACGGTGGGGGCGCTGGACGCGATGGCCCTGCGGGACTGCCTGCACTCGGGCGCCGACGATCTGCCGCTGCGGTACTTTCGGAAAGCCGCGAAATCCATTGCGGTTGCTTGGCAAATGGCGGCCGGAGCCGACTTGGCCTTCCCGCAGGTCGAGGGCCGTCGAACCCTTGCGACCCGGGCGGCGAACCGCGCCACCGACTGGGTGCTGCAGGTGTGTTCGTACGACGCCGTGGTCGCCGAGAAGTTCTTCAGGATCAACAACTTCCTCGACCCGCCGACTCGACTTCTCCACCCCGCGTTCATCTTTGCGCTGGTGAAGGCCAAACTGCGCCGACGGCGCCGGGGCGAGCTACTGCCGGTAGCCGGCCAGAAAGTTGCCTAG
- a CDS encoding pyridoxal phosphate-dependent aminotransferase: MSTHQLPWHGTSQHPRQRTFTQSTKLQDVLYEIRGPIHEHANRLENEGHRILKLNIGNPAPFGFEAPDVIMRDMIAALPDAQGYSDSKGIPSARRAVFTRYELVEGFPRFDIDDVYLGNGVSELITMTLQALLDNGDQVLIPAPDYPLWTASTALAGGTPVHYLCDETNGWMPDVADLESKITDRTKALVVINPNNPTGAVYSREVLEQMVELARKHQLLLLADEIYDKILYDDAKHISLATLAPDLLTLTFNGLSKAYRVAGYRSGWLIITGPKEHASSFIEGISLLANMRLCPNVPAQHAIQVALGGHQSIDDLVLPGGRLLEQRDVAWNKLNEIPGVSCVKPTGALYAFPRLDPEVHDIHDDEQLVLDLLLQEKILVTQGTGFNWPAPDHLRIVTLPWARDLSRAIERLGNFLAGYRQ; the protein is encoded by the coding sequence GTGAGTACGCACCAGTTACCGTGGCACGGCACCAGCCAGCACCCTCGGCAACGTACGTTCACGCAGTCCACCAAGCTGCAGGACGTTCTGTACGAGATCCGCGGGCCGATCCATGAGCACGCCAACCGGCTGGAGAACGAGGGTCATCGCATCCTCAAGCTCAACATCGGCAACCCCGCGCCGTTCGGCTTCGAGGCACCCGACGTGATCATGCGCGACATGATCGCCGCGCTGCCCGACGCCCAGGGCTACTCCGATTCCAAAGGCATCCCTAGCGCCCGCCGCGCGGTGTTCACCCGCTACGAGCTCGTCGAGGGCTTCCCCCGCTTCGACATCGACGACGTCTACCTCGGCAACGGCGTATCCGAGCTCATCACGATGACGCTGCAGGCGCTGCTCGACAACGGCGACCAGGTGCTCATTCCCGCGCCCGACTACCCGCTGTGGACGGCGTCGACCGCATTGGCCGGCGGTACCCCCGTGCACTACCTGTGCGACGAGACCAACGGCTGGATGCCCGACGTCGCGGACCTGGAGTCCAAGATCACCGACCGCACCAAGGCGCTCGTGGTGATCAACCCGAACAACCCCACCGGCGCGGTATACAGCCGCGAAGTTCTCGAGCAGATGGTCGAATTGGCGCGCAAGCATCAATTGCTGCTGCTCGCCGACGAGATCTACGACAAGATCCTGTACGACGACGCGAAGCACATCAGCCTGGCCACGCTGGCGCCGGATCTGCTGACGCTGACGTTCAACGGGTTGTCCAAGGCCTACCGGGTGGCCGGCTACCGGTCCGGCTGGCTGATCATCACCGGACCCAAGGAACACGCCAGCAGCTTCATCGAAGGCATCAGCCTTCTGGCCAACATGCGTCTGTGCCCGAATGTGCCTGCGCAGCATGCCATTCAGGTGGCTCTGGGTGGCCATCAAAGCATCGACGACCTGGTTCTGCCGGGCGGACGCCTGCTCGAGCAGCGCGACGTGGCCTGGAACAAGCTCAACGAGATCCCCGGGGTGTCGTGCGTCAAGCCCACCGGCGCGCTGTACGCGTTCCCGCGGCTCGACCCCGAGGTCCACGACATCCACGACGACGAGCAGTTGGTGCTGGATCTTCTTCTGCAGGAGAAGATCCTGGTCACTCAGGGCACCGGCTTCAACTGGCCGGCACCCGATCACCTGCGAATCGTGACACTGCCGTGGGCACGCGACCTGAGTAGAGCCATCGAACGGCTAGGCAACTTTCTGGCCGGCTACCGGCAGTAG